In a single window of the Methylophaga frappieri genome:
- the rpmF gene encoding 50S ribosomal protein L32, which yields MAVQKSKKSQSRRGMRRSHDALSSTTLAVDSTSGELHRRHHVTADGFYRGRKVVADKSE from the coding sequence ATGGCGGTTCAAAAGAGTAAAAAAAGTCAATCACGTCGCGGTATGCGCCGTTCACATGATGCATTGTCTTCAACTACGTTGGCAGTAGACAGCACATCAGGTGAGTTGCACCGTCGTCATCATGTTACTGCTGACGGTTTTTACCGTGGCCGCAAGGTTGTCGCTGATAAGAGCGAATAA